A single Spiroplasma floricola 23-6 DNA region contains:
- a CDS encoding IMPACT family protein, translating to MIFLKILNNEKVVESDYTVKKSKFITYISKIKSKEELDIFLKNNRDKSATHNCYAYRYGDEKLTYGYNNDGEPNGTAGEPLLKLIEVNNLTNLIIFVKRYYRGIKLGTGGLQKAYSASAIKMIKEINFKKLEFLYNIEICFNISDIKSINLFLKNIWNEINYKFVNETVYANFKLKELEELDSIKNKIKITKKEQGYY from the coding sequence ATGATATTTTTAAAAATATTAAACAATGAAAAAGTTGTTGAATCAGATTACACAGTTAAAAAATCAAAATTCATTACCTATATTTCAAAAATTAAAAGTAAAGAAGAATTAGATATTTTCTTAAAAAATAATAGAGATAAAAGCGCAACCCATAATTGCTATGCATATAGATATGGTGATGAAAAATTAACTTATGGATACAATAATGATGGAGAACCTAACGGAACAGCAGGTGAACCATTGCTAAAGTTAATTGAAGTAAATAATTTAACTAATTTAATTATTTTCGTAAAAAGATATTATAGAGGTATTAAATTAGGAACTGGGGGCTTGCAAAAAGCTTATAGTGCTAGTGCTATTAAAATGATAAAAGAAATTAATTTTAAAAAATTAGAATTTCTTTATAATATAGAAATCTGTTTTAATATCTCTGATATTAAAAGTATTAATCTATTTTTAAAAAATATATGAAATGAAATTAACTATAAATTTGTAAATGAAACTGTTTATGCCAATTTTAAACTAAAAGAATTAGAAGAATTGGATTCAATTAAAAATAAAATTAAAATAACAAAAAAAGAACAAGGATATTACTAG
- the secA gene encoding preprotein translocase subunit SecA has translation MARDKSIIKKHGKIADEIISLESVYEKLSDSDLAKKTQEFRERLEKGETLDDLLVEAFAVVREAAFRVLKLKAYKVQLIGAIILHQGDIAEMRTGEGKTLTGLFPAYLNALSGLGVHVVTVNEYLSQRDSEINGSVYNILGLTVGLNGRDLSKEQKRFAYAQDITYTTNSELGFDYLRDNMVYRLDQKVQRKLNFAIIDEADSILIDEARTPLIISGGSQNRINLYKAADSFAKTLDQKTDIEMDLESKQVYLTESGIKKAHKFFSIENLFDFRNTELFHLIMNALKALFTFKLEVEYTVQDSEIILIDQFTGRTMPGRAYSDGLQQALQAKEGVEIEDETTTLATITYQNFYRLYSKLSGMTGTAKTEEEEFLKIYNTRVIVCPTNKPIIRVDEPDLTFGTINAKLKHLVRDLEEVTQAGRPVLIGTTSVESSEQVAHYLQKANLKFEMINAKNHHREAEIVEKAGQVGSITLATNMAGRGTDIKLSDEAKANGGLFVMGIERNEARRIDNQLRGRAGRQGDPGTSRFYISMEDELMVRFSSPKLRQMFLKLGDDHIKSKLFTRAITNAQKKLEGLNFDQRKNVLDYDNILSQQREAIYAQRDSILEQESLKVVLSRFHYTIAFEIVERNSELVRGERTINIPLLIQEIDGKFVFEGSLTEVDFIGLEKQEIAKKISEKMMEHYLNKSSSVPHEVISEMERRTILQTLDYHWQKHINLTQKLRSGIYLQQYAQNNPLHEYVEESAKLFNKMKVMIAEETIIKLNGSFVREMKMDEDINFVDLQPKTVNITDKDIDDILKEWDIPKENFGRTAVEKRLKELQKQFKKDKDQLEKVNFQFAVLDGLMKKLDEMFAQQNKQAAELSFEAVEKITKKFNLDKTFTKEQVKESFDKLIKEAEKDEEKTSLLIETQILMAIATQFESNQKEFTITDEEGNVKKVFKTNPDGSISEDDIEDTEQVQTKTKLG, from the coding sequence ATGGCAAGAGATAAATCGATAATTAAAAAGCACGGAAAAATAGCTGATGAAATTATCTCACTAGAATCAGTTTATGAAAAATTAAGTGATTCAGATTTAGCAAAAAAAACCCAAGAATTTAGAGAAAGATTAGAAAAAGGAGAAACTTTAGACGATCTATTAGTTGAAGCTTTTGCAGTTGTAAGAGAAGCTGCATTTAGAGTTTTAAAATTAAAAGCATATAAGGTTCAACTTATTGGAGCAATTATCTTACATCAAGGAGATATTGCAGAAATGAGAACTGGGGAAGGTAAAACTTTAACAGGTCTTTTTCCTGCCTATTTAAATGCTCTCTCAGGTTTAGGAGTTCACGTTGTAACAGTTAACGAATATCTTTCTCAAAGAGATAGTGAAATAAATGGAAGTGTTTATAATATTTTAGGTTTAACTGTTGGTTTAAATGGAAGAGATCTTTCAAAAGAACAAAAAAGATTTGCCTATGCACAAGACATTACTTATACAACAAACTCAGAATTGGGATTTGATTATTTAAGAGATAATATGGTTTATCGTTTAGATCAAAAAGTTCAAAGAAAATTAAATTTTGCAATTATTGACGAAGCTGATTCAATTCTTATAGATGAGGCAAGAACTCCATTAATTATTTCTGGAGGTAGTCAAAATAGAATTAATTTATATAAAGCAGCTGATTCTTTTGCAAAAACTTTAGATCAAAAAACTGATATAGAAATGGACTTGGAATCAAAACAGGTTTATTTAACAGAATCAGGAATAAAAAAAGCTCATAAATTCTTTAGTATTGAGAATTTATTTGATTTTAGAAATACTGAACTATTCCACTTAATTATGAATGCTTTAAAAGCTTTATTTACATTTAAATTAGAAGTTGAATATACTGTTCAAGATAGTGAAATTATTTTAATTGATCAATTTACAGGAAGAACTATGCCAGGTAGAGCATACAGTGATGGATTACAACAAGCACTTCAAGCAAAAGAAGGTGTTGAAATAGAAGATGAAACTACAACACTTGCAACTATTACTTATCAAAATTTTTACAGGCTTTATAGTAAACTTTCTGGTATGACAGGTACTGCAAAAACTGAAGAAGAGGAATTCTTAAAAATTTATAATACAAGAGTAATTGTTTGTCCTACAAATAAACCAATTATTAGAGTGGATGAACCAGATTTAACTTTTGGAACAATAAATGCAAAATTAAAACATTTAGTAAGAGATCTAGAAGAAGTTACACAAGCTGGAAGACCTGTACTTATTGGTACAACTTCAGTTGAATCTTCAGAACAAGTAGCTCATTATTTACAAAAAGCTAATTTAAAGTTTGAAATGATTAATGCTAAAAATCACCATAGAGAAGCAGAAATTGTTGAAAAAGCAGGACAAGTAGGATCAATTACTTTAGCAACTAACATGGCAGGTCGTGGAACTGATATTAAACTTTCTGATGAAGCAAAAGCAAATGGTGGATTGTTTGTTATGGGTATTGAACGTAACGAAGCAAGACGTATTGATAATCAGTTGCGTGGTAGAGCAGGAAGACAAGGAGATCCAGGAACTTCAAGATTTTATATTTCAATGGAAGATGAACTTATGGTTCGTTTCTCTTCTCCAAAATTAAGACAAATGTTTTTAAAACTTGGAGATGATCATATTAAATCTAAATTATTTACAAGAGCAATTACAAATGCTCAAAAAAAATTAGAAGGTTTAAATTTTGATCAACGTAAAAATGTTCTTGACTATGATAATATTCTTTCACAACAACGTGAAGCTATTTATGCACAAAGAGATTCAATTTTAGAACAAGAATCTTTAAAAGTTGTTCTTTCAAGATTCCATTATACAATTGCATTTGAAATTGTAGAAAGAAACTCTGAGTTGGTTCGTGGAGAAAGAACAATTAATATTCCATTGCTAATTCAAGAAATAGATGGAAAATTTGTCTTTGAAGGAAGTTTAACAGAAGTAGATTTTATAGGTTTAGAAAAACAAGAAATAGCTAAAAAAATATCAGAAAAAATGATGGAACATTATTTAAATAAATCTAGCTCAGTTCCTCATGAAGTAATTTCTGAAATGGAAAGAAGAACAATTCTTCAAACCTTAGATTATCATTGACAGAAACACATTAATTTAACTCAAAAATTAAGAAGTGGTATTTACTTACAACAATATGCACAAAATAACCCATTACATGAATATGTAGAAGAATCTGCAAAATTATTTAATAAAATGAAAGTTATGATTGCAGAAGAAACAATTATAAAATTAAATGGTTCATTTGTTAGAGAAATGAAAATGGATGAAGATATTAATTTTGTAGATTTACAACCTAAAACTGTAAATATAACAGATAAAGATATTGATGATATTCTAAAAGAATGAGATATTCCAAAAGAAAACTTTGGAAGAACAGCTGTTGAAAAAAGACTTAAAGAATTGCAAAAACAATTCAAAAAAGATAAAGATCAATTAGAAAAAGTAAATTTCCAATTTGCAGTTCTTGATGGTTTAATGAAAAAACTTGACGAGATGTTTGCTCAGCAAAATAAACAAGCAGCTGAGTTATCATTTGAAGCAGTAGAAAAAATAACTAAGAAATTTAATCTTGATAAAACATTCACAAAAGAACAAGTTAAAGAAAGCTTTGATAAATTGATAAAAGAAGCTGAAAAAGATGAAGAAAAAACTAGTCTTTTAATAGAAACTCAAATATTAATGGCAATAGCAACTCAATTTGAATCTAACCAAAAAGAATTCACAATAACTGATGAAGAGGGAAATGTGAAAAAAGTTTTCAAAACAAATCCTGATGGTTCAATTTCAGAAGATGATATTGAAGATACAGAGCAAGTTCAAACAAAAACAAAATTAGGATAA
- a CDS encoding bifunctional folylpolyglutamate synthase/dihydrofolate synthase, whose protein sequence is MINVEEELISSDIIFKKNYNLKKLLKDLGNPQNNFNIISIVGTNGKGSTSQFIFSGLKKKFKKVGLFISPAFIYQNERIQFNTEMISDNDLKRLLLENEELIKKYELTFFEIWTFIAILYFNEKKVDIAVIEAGIGGVKDSTNVFEKQLAVCVTSLGLDHQEILGSSIEEIIQQKLLIAKENVKIFISADNLKYKEIIDKVNNNAKVYTKQINDPIYFQSFNKGLALELLQYLNISVTHFDISPLGRYTILKKDPLFILDGCHNYDGALKLSKQIKDIDNLIILFGSSEGKDQIEMLKVFKELKKEIFLTEFVHKKAWKIDKSKFAEFKIIDNWEIFLANNKDKNILVCGSLYFIPLVYKWFEGQ, encoded by the coding sequence ATGATTAATGTAGAAGAAGAGTTAATTTCATCAGATATAATTTTTAAAAAGAATTATAATTTAAAAAAACTTTTAAAAGATTTAGGAAATCCTCAAAATAACTTTAATATAATTAGTATTGTAGGTACAAACGGAAAAGGATCTACTTCTCAATTTATTTTTAGTGGACTTAAAAAAAAGTTTAAAAAAGTAGGCTTATTCATCTCACCTGCTTTTATATATCAAAATGAAAGAATCCAATTTAATACAGAAATGATATCTGATAATGACTTAAAAAGATTGTTATTAGAAAATGAAGAATTAATTAAAAAATACGAACTTACTTTTTTTGAAATATGAACTTTTATTGCAATACTTTATTTTAATGAAAAAAAAGTTGATATAGCAGTTATTGAAGCTGGTATTGGAGGAGTTAAAGACTCTACAAATGTTTTTGAAAAACAACTTGCTGTTTGTGTTACATCTCTAGGTTTAGATCATCAAGAAATACTTGGTTCTTCTATAGAAGAAATAATTCAACAAAAGTTGCTAATTGCAAAAGAAAATGTAAAAATTTTTATAAGTGCTGATAACTTAAAATATAAAGAGATTATTGATAAAGTTAATAATAATGCAAAAGTTTATACAAAACAAATAAATGATCCAATATATTTTCAAAGTTTTAATAAGGGACTTGCTTTAGAATTATTACAATACTTAAATATATCTGTCACACATTTTGATATATCTCCACTTGGTAGATATACTATATTAAAAAAAGATCCCTTATTTATTTTAGATGGCTGTCATAATTATGATGGAGCTTTAAAACTTTCTAAACAAATAAAAGATATAGATAATTTGATAATTTTATTTGGTTCTAGTGAAGGAAAAGATCAAATAGAAATGTTAAAAGTTTTTAAAGAACTAAAAAAGGAAATATTTCTAACAGAGTTTGTTCATAAAAAAGCTTGAAAAATAGATAAGAGTAAATTTGCTGAATTCAAGATTATAGATAATTGAGAGATATTTTTAGCAAATAATAAAGATAAAAATATTTTAGTTTGTGGAAGTTTATATTTTATTCCACTAGTTTATAAATGATTTGAGGGACAATAA
- the uvrB gene encoding excinuclease ABC subunit UvrB, giving the protein MENLKQKFELVTDYKPSGDQPNAIIKLIDGLKNNVKNQVLMGATGTGKTFTMANVIKEINKPTLVLAHNKTLAMQLYIELKELFPNNRVEYYVSNFDFYQPEAYIPSRDLYIDKDAKRNNDLEMMRLSAMNALMIRKDTIVVASVACIYATQDPKEYGDVFFELQVGQVLSKKDLLTFLVQTGYTRDENDLAMGYFSAKGDVIRIAPSWTDKYHIRISMFGEEIESIEMIDILNNHVLEKLRMFTVYPAAAYVTNFDKMKLVVENIGKELEQRVIWFQDQKKFIEADRLMKRTKYDMETMSEFGICSGIENYSPHLDFRAPGVPPFTLIDYFGDDFLTIIDESHMMIPQLNAMYNTDRSRKETLIEHGFRLPSAIDNRPLKFEEFVGKLKNVIYTSATPGPYELELTENKVIEQIIRPTGLVDPQIEIRSTINQMNDIVDEINNVVKKGQKVFITAITIRISEDITTYLQSRNIKVAYLHSELKTLERNQVLTDLRKGVYDVIVGVNLLREGLDVPEVSLVCILDADKQGFLRNTRSLIQTIGRAARNSEGRVIFYADSTSQAMKEAIEETDRRRKIQEEYNAVHGITPKTIIKKISDIISDSAIRNKVDELKKLKRKDKEKKKEDFISDLRKQMLTAAKEQNYEKAAELRDLILELQAES; this is encoded by the coding sequence ATGGAAAATTTAAAACAAAAATTTGAATTGGTCACTGATTATAAACCCAGTGGGGATCAACCAAATGCAATTATAAAATTAATTGATGGCTTAAAAAATAATGTTAAAAACCAAGTATTAATGGGTGCAACAGGTACAGGAAAAACTTTTACAATGGCAAATGTTATTAAAGAAATAAATAAGCCAACCTTAGTTTTAGCACACAATAAAACTTTGGCAATGCAATTGTATATAGAATTAAAAGAACTATTTCCAAATAATAGAGTAGAATATTATGTTTCAAATTTTGATTTTTATCAGCCTGAAGCATATATTCCCTCAAGAGATTTATATATTGATAAAGATGCAAAAAGAAATAATGATTTGGAAATGATGAGATTAAGTGCTATGAATGCATTAATGATTAGAAAAGATACAATAGTTGTCGCATCAGTTGCTTGTATTTATGCAACTCAAGATCCAAAGGAATATGGAGATGTATTTTTTGAACTACAAGTTGGTCAAGTTTTATCTAAAAAAGATTTATTAACTTTTTTAGTTCAAACAGGATATACAAGAGATGAAAATGATCTTGCAATGGGATATTTTAGTGCAAAAGGTGATGTAATTAGAATTGCACCTAGCTGAACTGATAAATATCATATTAGAATTTCTATGTTTGGTGAGGAAATAGAATCTATAGAAATGATAGATATTTTAAACAATCATGTTTTAGAAAAATTAAGAATGTTTACAGTTTATCCTGCTGCAGCTTATGTGACTAATTTTGACAAAATGAAATTAGTTGTGGAAAATATTGGAAAAGAACTTGAACAAAGAGTTATATGATTTCAAGATCAGAAAAAATTTATTGAAGCAGATAGATTAATGAAAAGAACAAAATATGATATGGAAACAATGAGCGAGTTTGGAATCTGTAGTGGAATAGAAAATTACTCTCCTCATTTGGATTTTAGAGCTCCAGGTGTTCCTCCTTTTACATTAATAGATTATTTTGGAGATGATTTTTTAACAATTATTGATGAATCACATATGATGATTCCTCAATTGAATGCAATGTACAATACAGATAGAAGTAGAAAAGAAACTTTAATTGAGCATGGATTTAGATTACCAAGTGCAATTGATAATAGACCACTTAAATTTGAAGAATTTGTAGGAAAATTAAAAAATGTAATTTATACTTCAGCTACACCTGGACCCTATGAATTAGAGTTAACAGAAAATAAAGTTATTGAACAAATAATTAGACCTACTGGTTTAGTTGATCCACAAATTGAAATTCGCTCGACTATAAATCAAATGAATGATATAGTTGATGAAATAAATAATGTTGTAAAAAAAGGACAAAAAGTTTTTATAACTGCTATTACAATTAGAATTTCTGAAGATATTACAACTTATTTACAATCAAGAAATATAAAAGTTGCTTACCTTCATTCTGAATTAAAAACTTTAGAAAGAAATCAAGTTTTAACAGATTTAAGAAAAGGAGTTTATGATGTTATTGTTGGAGTTAACTTATTAAGAGAAGGTTTAGATGTACCTGAAGTAAGTCTTGTCTGTATTTTGGATGCAGATAAACAAGGTTTTTTAAGAAATACTAGAAGTTTAATTCAAACAATTGGTAGAGCTGCAAGAAACTCAGAGGGTAGAGTTATATTTTATGCAGATTCAACTTCTCAAGCTATGAAAGAAGCTATTGAAGAAACTGACAGAAGAAGAAAAATTCAAGAAGAATATAATGCAGTTCATGGAATAACTCCAAAGACAATTATCAAAAAAATATCAGATATTATTTCTGATTCAGCAATTAGAAATAAAGTTGATGAGTTAAAAAAATTAAAAAGAAAAGACAAGGAAAAGAAAAAAGAAGATTTTATTTCAGATTTAAGAAAACAAATGTTAACTGCGGCAAAAGAACAAAATTATGAAAAAGCTGCAGAACTTAGAGATCTTATTTTAGAACTACAAGCAGAAAGTTAG
- a CDS encoding 5'-3' exonuclease — protein MNKKKVVIIDGYHLLHKGYYGSLKRKKIAINREGYLINAVYVFVANIFQLIQSNEYHTVIVTFDVGKECWRREIYPEYKATRKETPSDLIPQMQLVRDFLTSANIPWYEKVKFEGDDIMGTIARIAVKLGYQVDIVSNDKDTYQLVSEDVRIVSQQSKKCKQEIITTKEVIEKFGCKPCQIPDIKSLLGDQSDNIKGVRGMHYSTATKLISKYGCIENVYKNLNDFPEEQRKKLEQCKDQVLMNKQIARILKNVEIGRINFKPLKVNYIRFMGFLKREKMWAFTKMIEDKVQKQLAIREKRKAEEELKS, from the coding sequence ATGAATAAGAAAAAAGTGGTAATCATAGATGGATATCACCTTCTTCATAAGGGTTATTATGGAAGTTTAAAAAGAAAAAAAATTGCAATAAATAGAGAAGGTTATTTAATAAATGCCGTATATGTATTTGTTGCAAATATTTTTCAATTAATTCAATCAAATGAATATCATACAGTTATAGTAACATTTGATGTTGGTAAAGAATGTTGAAGAAGAGAAATCTATCCAGAATATAAAGCTACAAGAAAAGAAACACCATCTGATTTGATTCCTCAAATGCAATTGGTAAGAGATTTTTTAACCTCAGCAAATATTCCATGATATGAAAAAGTGAAATTTGAAGGTGATGATATCATGGGAACAATTGCTAGAATAGCAGTAAAACTAGGATATCAAGTAGATATAGTATCAAATGATAAAGATACATATCAATTAGTATCAGAAGATGTAAGAATTGTTTCACAACAATCAAAGAAATGTAAACAAGAAATAATAACAACAAAAGAGGTAATTGAAAAATTTGGATGTAAGCCATGTCAAATACCAGATATTAAATCTCTATTGGGAGATCAATCCGATAATATAAAAGGTGTTAGAGGTATGCATTATAGTACTGCTACAAAACTTATTTCAAAATATGGTTGTATTGAAAATGTTTATAAGAATCTAAACGATTTTCCAGAAGAACAAAGAAAAAAACTTGAACAATGTAAAGATCAAGTTTTAATGAATAAGCAAATTGCTCGTATTTTAAAAAATGTTGAAATTGGAAGAATAAATTTTAAACCTTTAAAAGTTAACTATATTAGATTTATGGGATTTTTAAAAAGAGAAAAAATGTGAGCATTCACAAAAATGATTGAAGATAAAGTACAAAAACAATTAGCAATTAGAGAAAAAAGAAAAGCAGAGGAAGAGTTGAAATCTTAA
- the uvrA gene encoding excinuclease ABC subunit UvrA, translated as MMNKKIIVKGAREHNLKNIDIEIPKEKLVVFTGLSGSGKSSLAFNTIYAEGERRYIESLSSFSRQFLKSVEKPDVDEIEGLSPAISIDQKTTSHNPRSTVGTTTEIHDHLRLLFANIGTPFCINGHGPIKTSSLKEIIETIKKETKEDDQIFILAPVVRDKKGTHKDLLLKLKKENFLRVQINGEIKNLEEEIELEQNKRHNIDIVVDRLIYKSEDEDLQSRIYSAIEVGLGYSNGLIKINYPKRNDFTKLFSTKYSCSECGFSIPNLEANLFSFNKKNGACETCSGLGVNLEADPSLIIPDSLLSIREGGILYYKNIIDTTNIEWQRFKLLCDYYLIDLNSQINQLNEKQINVILYGSEEPIETKIVTVSGNVLRAFDYIEGVANLIERKYIETKSEENRKYYGKYMMSKICKTCNGKRLNDVALSVKINDLSIAEFVEMTIEEELEFLLNLNLTEQQEKIANLVLNQLVSRISFLNEVGLNYLTLSRSATTLSGGEAQRIRLAKQLGSKLSGVLYVLDEPSIGLHQRDNDKLISTLKKLRDLGNTLIVVEHDEDTMKASDWIVDIGPGAGVEGGYITAQGTYEEICKNPNSLTGKYLSKQLSIPTPKKRRGGNGLKIEIKGATENNLKNIDVTIPLGKFISITGVSGSGKSTLVEEVIYKGLKKELNKELIRPGKYKSMKGWENIDKIIYVSQDPIGKTPRSNPATYTSVFDDIRDLYTEIPESKIRGYKKGRFSFNVPGGRCDACWGDGVVRVDMQFLGFVEVVCEICDGKRYNEETLQIKYRGKNIWNVLNMTVQEAHDFFENIPKIREKLETILAVGLGYIKLGQNATTLSGGEAQRVKLSTFLLKKQTGKTLFLLDEPTTGLHIDDVKRLIEVLNILVNQGNTVLTIEHNLDFIKVSDYVIDLGPEGGSGGGTILATGTPEQIIESKESFTAKYLKEYLND; from the coding sequence ATTATGAATAAAAAAATTATTGTAAAAGGTGCAAGAGAACATAATCTAAAAAATATAGATATTGAAATTCCCAAAGAAAAACTTGTTGTATTTACGGGTCTTTCAGGAAGTGGAAAATCTTCATTAGCATTTAATACAATTTATGCAGAAGGTGAAAGAAGATATATTGAGTCATTATCTTCATTCTCAAGACAGTTTTTAAAATCTGTAGAAAAACCAGATGTAGATGAAATAGAAGGTTTAAGTCCAGCAATTTCAATTGATCAAAAAACTACAAGTCATAATCCAAGATCAACTGTTGGTACTACAACAGAAATTCATGATCACTTAAGATTATTATTTGCAAATATAGGAACACCATTTTGTATAAATGGTCATGGTCCTATTAAAACTTCTTCACTAAAAGAAATAATTGAAACAATTAAAAAAGAAACAAAAGAAGATGATCAAATTTTTATTTTAGCACCAGTTGTAAGAGATAAAAAAGGGACTCACAAAGATCTATTATTAAAATTAAAAAAAGAAAATTTTTTAAGAGTTCAGATTAATGGAGAAATAAAAAATTTAGAAGAGGAAATTGAATTAGAACAAAATAAAAGACATAATATTGATATTGTTGTTGATAGATTAATATACAAATCAGAAGATGAGGATCTGCAATCAAGAATTTATTCTGCTATTGAAGTAGGTTTAGGATATTCAAATGGTTTAATAAAAATTAACTATCCTAAAAGAAATGACTTTACAAAATTATTCTCAACAAAATATTCTTGTAGTGAATGTGGTTTTTCAATTCCAAATTTGGAAGCAAATTTATTTTCCTTTAATAAAAAAAATGGAGCATGTGAAACTTGTTCAGGTTTAGGTGTAAATTTAGAAGCTGACCCAAGTTTAATAATTCCTGATTCATTACTTTCAATTAGAGAAGGTGGAATTTTATATTATAAAAATATTATTGATACAACAAATATTGAATGACAAAGATTTAAGCTACTTTGTGATTATTATCTAATTGATTTGAATTCACAAATAAATCAATTAAATGAAAAACAAATTAATGTAATTCTTTATGGAAGTGAAGAACCCATTGAAACAAAAATTGTAACAGTCAGTGGTAATGTTTTAAGAGCTTTTGATTATATTGAAGGTGTAGCAAATTTAATTGAAAGAAAATATATAGAAACAAAATCAGAAGAGAACAGAAAATATTATGGCAAATATATGATGTCTAAAATCTGTAAAACTTGTAATGGTAAAAGATTAAATGATGTGGCTCTTAGTGTAAAAATTAATGATTTATCAATTGCTGAATTTGTGGAAATGACAATTGAAGAAGAGTTAGAATTTTTATTAAATTTAAACTTAACAGAGCAGCAAGAAAAAATTGCAAACTTAGTTTTGAATCAATTAGTATCAAGAATTAGTTTTTTAAATGAAGTAGGATTAAATTATTTAACTTTATCAAGAAGTGCAACAACTCTATCAGGGGGAGAAGCACAAAGAATTAGATTAGCTAAACAGCTAGGTTCAAAATTATCTGGTGTACTTTATGTTTTAGATGAGCCATCAATTGGATTACATCAAAGAGATAATGATAAATTAATTAGTACTTTAAAAAAATTGAGAGATTTAGGAAATACATTAATCGTTGTTGAACATGATGAAGATACAATGAAAGCTTCTGATTGAATTGTTGATATTGGTCCTGGAGCTGGAGTCGAAGGAGGATATATTACAGCTCAAGGTACTTATGAAGAAATATGTAAAAATCCAAATTCTTTAACAGGAAAATATTTATCAAAACAGCTATCAATACCAACTCCAAAAAAACGTAGAGGTGGTAATGGATTAAAAATTGAAATTAAAGGTGCTACAGAAAATAACTTAAAAAATATTGATGTAACAATTCCTTTAGGTAAATTCATCTCTATTACAGGAGTTAGTGGAAGTGGAAAATCAACTTTAGTAGAAGAAGTTATTTACAAAGGTTTAAAAAAAGAACTGAACAAAGAATTAATTCGTCCTGGAAAATATAAATCAATGAAGGGGTGAGAAAATATAGATAAAATAATTTATGTTTCTCAAGATCCTATTGGTAAAACTCCAAGGTCAAATCCAGCAACCTATACATCAGTTTTTGATGATATAAGAGATCTTTATACTGAAATACCTGAATCTAAAATTAGAGGTTACAAAAAAGGAAGATTTAGTTTTAATGTTCCTGGTGGAAGATGTGATGCATGTTGAGGTGATGGTGTTGTTCGTGTAGATATGCAATTCTTAGGTTTTGTTGAAGTTGTTTGTGAGATTTGTGATGGAAAAAGATATAATGAAGAGACATTACAAATAAAATATAGAGGAAAAAATATTTGAAATGTATTAAATATGACAGTTCAAGAAGCTCATGATTTTTTTGAAAATATTCCTAAAATAAGAGAGAAGCTAGAAACAATTTTAGCAGTTGGTTTAGGATATATTAAACTTGGTCAAAATGCAACAACTCTATCAGGGGGAGAAGCGCAAAGAGTTAAGTTATCAACATTTTTATTAAAAAAACAAACTGGAAAAACTTTATTTTTATTAGATGAACCAACAACAGGGCTACACATTGATGATGTAAAAAGATTAATTGAAGTTTTAAATATTTTAGTAAATCAAGGAAATACTGTTTTAACTATTGAACATAACTTAGATTTTATAAAAGTTTCAGATTATGTAATAGATTTAGGTCCTGAAGGTGGAAGTGGTGGAGGAACTATTCTTGCTACAGGAACACCTGAACAAATAATTGAAAGTAAAGAAAGTTTTACTGCAAAATATTTGAAGGAGTATTTAAATGATTAA